In the genome of Paenibacillus pabuli, one region contains:
- a CDS encoding ATP-binding protein: protein MAELKIPKRLTTALVNSLTAGVVPRIGLEQIAVGRKSEVDAILRDMDNIAEGGAAFKLITGRYGSGKSFLLQMIRNYAMDREFVVADADLSPERRLVGTKGQGLATYRELMTRLSTRTRPDGGALEPILQKWIAGLQQQAMQSQGLRPDDPALPAEVEKQIYVVTNEMQNLVHGFDFAKVLASYWNGYKLEDDDRKQAALRWLRGEFATKTEAKKELAVGVIIDDDNWYDYFKLWSEFMARIGYKGLLLFIDEAVNLYKITNSISRQSNYEKLLTMFNDTMQGKAEHFGIFVGGTPQFVEDERRGLFSYEALRSRLIDGRYAAREYANYTGPILKLSMLSHEEILILLQKLRQIHALHFGYSASLTDENLVDFMQIAVNRLGADELLTTREVVRDFMDVLHTLHQNPEVTYAQLLGERAAKPTEAGKGTDSSSSADDLDDFLAEFEL from the coding sequence GTGGCAGAACTTAAAATACCAAAGCGGCTGACTACCGCACTAGTGAATTCCTTGACCGCGGGCGTTGTGCCACGAATCGGACTGGAGCAGATTGCTGTTGGTCGGAAGTCAGAAGTGGACGCGATTTTGCGGGATATGGACAACATTGCAGAAGGCGGGGCAGCCTTTAAACTGATTACAGGAAGGTACGGGAGCGGGAAAAGTTTTCTGTTGCAGATGATTCGGAACTATGCGATGGATCGGGAATTTGTTGTGGCGGACGCCGACTTGTCACCTGAGCGCAGACTGGTGGGAACCAAAGGTCAGGGGCTTGCAACATACCGTGAGCTGATGACTCGTCTGTCTACACGTACACGACCGGATGGCGGGGCACTGGAACCGATTTTGCAGAAATGGATCGCTGGTCTTCAGCAGCAAGCGATGCAAAGTCAGGGGTTGCGCCCGGATGATCCTGCTCTTCCTGCTGAAGTCGAGAAGCAGATTTATGTAGTAACAAACGAAATGCAGAATTTGGTGCATGGATTCGATTTTGCCAAGGTGCTGGCTTCGTACTGGAACGGCTATAAATTGGAGGATGATGACCGCAAACAGGCGGCGCTGCGCTGGTTGAGAGGGGAATTCGCCACCAAGACGGAAGCCAAGAAAGAGCTGGCTGTCGGCGTCATCATTGATGATGATAACTGGTATGACTACTTCAAATTATGGTCCGAATTTATGGCACGGATCGGTTATAAAGGATTGCTATTATTCATTGATGAAGCGGTGAATCTGTACAAAATTACAAACAGCATATCCCGGCAAAGCAACTACGAGAAGCTGCTTACCATGTTCAATGATACGATGCAGGGCAAAGCAGAACATTTTGGTATTTTTGTGGGCGGTACACCACAATTTGTGGAGGATGAACGGCGGGGGCTTTTCAGTTACGAAGCACTTCGTTCCAGACTCATTGATGGCCGCTATGCAGCAAGAGAATATGCGAATTATACCGGACCAATCCTGAAACTATCGATGTTGTCTCATGAAGAAATTTTGATTCTGCTGCAGAAGCTGCGTCAGATTCATGCCCTGCATTTTGGATACAGTGCAAGTCTGACGGATGAGAATTTAGTTGATTTTATGCAAATAGCGGTCAATCGACTCGGTGCGGATGAATTACTGACCACACGTGAAGTGGTACGGGACTTCATGGATGTGCTGCACACACTCCATCAGAATCCCGAAGTGACCTATGCTCAATTGCTTGGTGAGCGGGCAGCGAAACCAACGGAAGCAGGAAAAGGAACGGATTCTTCATCATCTGCTGATGATCTGGATGATTTTCTGGCGGAGTTTGAATTATGA
- a CDS encoding DEAD/DEAH box helicase, which yields MSENPFYRLAPFVQEFIYKKRWESLRPAQIEACNICFHTPHHMLIAAGTASGKTEAAFFPALTELHERPSKSVGILYIGPLKALINDQFERLKDLLSEGNIPVWHWHGDVPQAEKTRLMGSPSGVLQITPESLEGLLMNRPNAIPALFHDLRYVIIDEVHAFMGADRGIQVLSELARIERMAGCKPRRVGLSATLSDYEAATAWLAAGTGQGVDVVSSPGGRKLRLRVEHFSFPDARDEEQAEHLHNARKVYYDFIYESTHRKKALIFTNSRTDAEVTILEMRRVAARRQERDVFHVHHGSISAMLREETEAALRTGSGPAVAAATVTLELGIDLGELERVVQLGAPYSASSFVQRLGRSGRREDMASEMLFVCPEEEDEEAQLPARMPWTLLRAIAVIELYVKTKWVEPLEARKMPMGVLYHQTMSMLKSMGEAEPKELAEAILSLAPFAQIRAEQYQVFLNYLIETDHLQWTEDRTLIIGLTGEKTVNNYRFYAVFKDDEEHKVLNGSEEIGSITTVPPPGYCFSLAGKLWKVEEVDHKHKSVYVKAAKGKVDTLWLGAGGDIHTTVVQKMREVLSDTVIYPYLSPQAVNRLERARRLARESGLLKQVVIPAGGDSLYVLPWVGSKSFRTLERLMKHNLTDKLALRSVVPMEPYYFVVSGKVDGRTLLSEIMSECRAAEDASALLSEDEAPYLGKYDEFVAPPLIREAFAVDGLDLIGLREGLQQTLTWDSSSLE from the coding sequence ATGAGTGAGAATCCTTTCTATCGACTGGCTCCTTTTGTACAGGAATTTATTTATAAAAAAAGATGGGAATCACTTCGGCCTGCCCAGATTGAAGCTTGTAATATTTGCTTTCATACTCCGCATCATATGCTGATTGCGGCAGGCACAGCCTCTGGCAAGACGGAGGCTGCTTTTTTTCCTGCGCTGACCGAGCTGCATGAACGGCCCTCCAAATCCGTGGGCATCTTGTACATCGGGCCACTTAAGGCATTGATTAATGACCAATTCGAGCGACTTAAGGACTTATTGTCTGAGGGGAATATTCCGGTATGGCATTGGCATGGTGATGTGCCTCAGGCAGAGAAAACTCGCCTTATGGGAAGTCCCTCAGGTGTGCTTCAAATTACGCCTGAATCGCTGGAAGGTTTGCTGATGAATCGTCCCAATGCCATACCAGCACTCTTTCATGATCTGCGGTATGTCATTATTGATGAGGTTCATGCTTTCATGGGGGCGGATCGAGGGATTCAGGTATTGAGTGAACTGGCCCGAATTGAGCGCATGGCTGGGTGTAAACCGCGGAGAGTAGGGCTATCTGCGACACTCAGTGATTATGAGGCAGCTACAGCCTGGCTTGCTGCTGGAACAGGGCAGGGAGTGGATGTCGTTTCTTCCCCTGGTGGTCGCAAGCTGCGTTTACGGGTGGAACATTTTTCATTTCCAGATGCGCGTGATGAAGAACAGGCGGAACATTTGCATAATGCACGTAAAGTCTATTATGACTTCATCTATGAAAGCACACATCGTAAAAAAGCTTTAATTTTCACCAACAGCCGGACGGATGCCGAAGTCACCATACTTGAGATGCGGCGTGTCGCCGCAAGGAGACAGGAGAGGGATGTATTCCATGTTCATCATGGAAGCATCTCCGCGATGCTAAGAGAAGAGACCGAGGCTGCCTTGCGAACTGGTTCAGGGCCAGCAGTAGCTGCGGCTACCGTAACACTGGAATTGGGTATCGACCTGGGTGAACTGGAGCGGGTTGTGCAGCTTGGAGCGCCTTATAGTGCATCGAGTTTTGTTCAACGTCTTGGACGGTCAGGCAGGCGCGAGGATATGGCTTCCGAGATGCTTTTTGTATGTCCGGAAGAAGAGGATGAGGAAGCTCAATTGCCTGCTCGAATGCCATGGACACTCCTGCGGGCTATTGCTGTTATTGAATTGTATGTAAAGACCAAGTGGGTTGAACCACTTGAGGCCCGGAAGATGCCAATGGGTGTACTCTATCACCAGACGATGAGCATGCTGAAAAGCATGGGGGAGGCTGAACCAAAAGAATTGGCCGAAGCCATACTTTCGCTCGCACCATTCGCTCAGATTCGTGCAGAGCAATATCAGGTTTTTCTAAATTATCTGATTGAGACCGATCATCTGCAGTGGACAGAAGACCGGACATTGATTATCGGGCTTACGGGTGAGAAAACCGTGAATAATTACCGCTTTTACGCGGTGTTCAAAGATGATGAAGAGCACAAAGTGCTGAACGGTTCCGAGGAGATTGGCTCCATTACAACGGTGCCACCACCAGGTTATTGCTTCTCTCTTGCAGGGAAACTATGGAAAGTGGAAGAGGTAGATCACAAGCATAAATCCGTGTATGTGAAGGCAGCCAAAGGAAAGGTGGATACGTTATGGCTTGGTGCCGGTGGGGACATTCATACGACGGTCGTCCAGAAAATGCGTGAAGTGCTGTCAGACACGGTGATATATCCCTATCTGTCTCCGCAAGCGGTAAACCGATTGGAACGCGCCCGACGACTTGCACGTGAAAGTGGATTACTGAAACAGGTGGTTATTCCGGCTGGAGGAGATTCCTTGTATGTATTGCCTTGGGTGGGAAGCAAGTCTTTCCGTACATTGGAACGTTTGATGAAGCACAACCTGACTGACAAACTTGCCTTGCGTTCTGTTGTACCTATGGAGCCTTATTATTTTGTTGTGTCAGGCAAAGTGGATGGTCGTACACTTTTGTCCGAGATTATGAGTGAGTGTCGAGCAGCGGAAGACGCATCTGCGTTACTCTCGGAAGATGAGGCCCCGTATCTTGGTAAGTATGATGAATTCGTGGCTCCTCCTTTGATCCGTGAGGCGTTTGCAGTAGATGGATTGGATTTAATTGGTCTCAGGGAAGGATTGCAGCAAACGTTAACATGGGATTCTTCATCTCTTGAATAA
- a CDS encoding EamA family transporter, with translation MKYYLSVLAGAMSYGILSTIVVLAYGEGYKLGEVVGTQLITGFILSWMLALYSKFRMKRKSQADGKPSAAVAKAFQKLTWKQRLLLMAAGTPTVITGLVYYQSLRYIPASLAIILLFQFTWISVLIQAVSKRQRPDKVTFLTLIILFGGTLLAAGFLEQGLGEFNGLGIALGLMAAVSYSLFVLFSGKAVPTAHPAFRSAWMVTGGLVLLCILFPPTFLFNGLIWSQLLVFGLLLGFFGAFIPPVLFAIGVPHIGGDMAGILGAVELPIAVLLSAIVLHEHVSPLQWIGVIVVLIGVALPEIYKLRMRRSRNTPLYS, from the coding sequence ATGAAATATTATCTGTCCGTTCTCGCAGGAGCGATGAGCTATGGCATATTATCCACAATTGTGGTTCTGGCTTACGGCGAAGGGTACAAACTCGGAGAGGTTGTGGGTACACAGCTGATTACGGGCTTCATCCTATCCTGGATGCTGGCATTATACTCGAAGTTTAGAATGAAACGGAAATCACAGGCAGATGGGAAACCATCAGCAGCTGTGGCAAAAGCTTTTCAGAAATTAACGTGGAAGCAGCGCTTGCTGTTAATGGCTGCAGGCACACCGACGGTCATTACTGGTCTTGTTTATTATCAGTCTTTGCGGTATATTCCCGCGTCATTAGCCATTATTCTTTTGTTCCAATTTACGTGGATCAGCGTATTGATTCAAGCCGTGAGCAAACGTCAGCGTCCTGACAAGGTAACATTCCTGACTTTGATTATCCTCTTTGGCGGAACATTGCTGGCAGCAGGTTTCCTGGAACAGGGACTCGGAGAGTTTAACGGCTTGGGCATAGCGCTTGGCTTGATGGCGGCTGTAAGTTACTCCTTGTTTGTACTGTTTAGTGGTAAAGCGGTTCCAACAGCACATCCGGCCTTTCGAAGTGCCTGGATGGTCACGGGAGGTCTCGTCCTGCTGTGCATCCTGTTCCCGCCGACGTTTCTGTTTAACGGCTTGATCTGGAGCCAGCTGCTTGTTTTCGGATTGTTGCTTGGCTTCTTCGGAGCCTTTATCCCGCCAGTACTGTTTGCAATAGGTGTTCCTCATATTGGTGGCGACATGGCTGGAATACTTGGTGCGGTTGAGCTCCCAATTGCGGTGCTGCTCTCAGCCATCGTGCTCCACGAGCATGTGAGCCCACTGCAATGGATCGGGGTTATCGTGGTGCTGATTGGTGTAGCGCTGCCAGAGATTTATAAATTGCGGATGAGACGAAGTCGAAATACACCTCTATATTCCTGA
- a CDS encoding cupredoxin domain-containing protein has translation MNSWIKKMWPWLTLGITVVVLLGSFMVYFMGKDMSPGSGSAVTAKAETPEDLKGYEVIDVNVSNDGFEPNVIKVKAGVPTKINFILTRKVTHVKSVAADKLGMDLYMQKGNNYYTVDKDVQPGEYEIHCGMYMIYGTIKVI, from the coding sequence ATGAACAGCTGGATCAAAAAAATGTGGCCTTGGCTAACGCTGGGAATTACTGTAGTTGTGCTGCTTGGATCTTTTATGGTGTATTTTATGGGCAAGGATATGTCCCCAGGCTCAGGAAGTGCTGTAACGGCCAAAGCCGAGACGCCGGAGGACTTGAAAGGATATGAAGTTATTGATGTTAATGTAAGCAACGATGGTTTTGAGCCTAATGTAATTAAAGTTAAAGCCGGGGTTCCAACCAAAATTAACTTTATCCTTACTCGTAAGGTTACGCATGTTAAATCGGTAGCAGCTGACAAGTTGGGCATGGATCTTTATATGCAAAAAGGAAACAACTACTATACTGTAGACAAGGATGTCCAACCTGGGGAATATGAAATTCACTGCGGTATGTACATGATATACGGAACGATCAAGGTCATATAA
- a CDS encoding SDR family oxidoreductase — protein MKALFIGGTGTISTAITDQLAKQGCELYLINRGNRNEDLPAEIKVLQADINDEARVAELIADLEFDVVADFIAFVPSQLERDYRLFKDKTKQFIFISSASAYQTPLADYRITEGTPLSNPYWEYSRNKIACEDYLMKQYREEGFPVTIVRPSHTYNERSVPLGVHGAEGSWQVLKRIRENKPVLIHGDGTSLWTITHNRDFAKGFIGLMGNIHAIGESVHITSDESVTWNQIYEIIAGVLGVKLHAVHVSSEFLAACSDQDLRGGLLGDKANTVVFDNSKLKRLVPDFVATIRADQGIRSTIEYLLAHPELQTEDPEFDVWCDKVVGALDEALLKIRDEK, from the coding sequence ATGAAAGCGCTTTTTATTGGAGGAACAGGTACCATCAGTACAGCAATTACCGACCAGCTTGCCAAGCAAGGTTGTGAACTTTATCTAATTAACCGCGGGAATCGAAACGAAGATTTGCCTGCGGAAATCAAAGTGCTGCAAGCCGATATTAACGATGAAGCACGGGTTGCGGAGCTGATTGCCGACCTGGAGTTCGATGTTGTCGCAGACTTTATCGCATTTGTACCTTCCCAGCTGGAAAGAGATTACCGTTTATTCAAAGACAAAACAAAACAGTTTATATTTATCAGTTCGGCATCTGCCTACCAGACGCCACTTGCTGATTATCGGATTACGGAAGGAACGCCATTATCCAATCCCTATTGGGAATATTCGCGTAACAAAATTGCATGTGAAGACTATTTGATGAAACAGTATCGTGAAGAGGGATTTCCGGTGACTATTGTGCGTCCAAGCCATACGTATAATGAACGTTCTGTACCTCTTGGTGTGCACGGGGCAGAGGGAAGCTGGCAGGTCCTCAAGCGCATACGTGAAAATAAACCCGTACTCATTCATGGAGATGGCACATCTCTCTGGACCATAACGCATAACCGTGATTTTGCCAAAGGATTTATTGGCCTTATGGGCAATATTCATGCTATTGGTGAATCAGTACATATTACCTCGGACGAGTCAGTAACCTGGAATCAGATCTATGAGATTATTGCAGGAGTACTTGGCGTCAAACTTCATGCCGTTCATGTATCTTCCGAGTTTTTGGCGGCGTGCAGTGATCAGGATCTTCGAGGCGGTTTGCTGGGAGATAAGGCGAATACAGTTGTGTTTGATAACAGTAAATTAAAAAGGCTTGTTCCGGATTTTGTGGCAACGATTAGGGCCGATCAAGGAATCCGGAGCACTATAGAATATCTTCTTGCACATCCTGAATTGCAGACCGAAGATCCCGAGTTTGATGTCTGGTGTGACAAGGTGGTCGGAGCATTGGATGAAGCATTGCTTAAAATTAGAGATGAGAAGTGA
- a CDS encoding prolyl oligopeptidase family serine peptidase yields MSQTEHRLIKEITKTVTLDYLLHIPETEEPLALDYKWPVILFLHGAGERGDDVKMLKANGVPLIADQDKSFPFIVISPQCPVDEFWGMHREAVMALLEHVLENEAADPKRVYLTGLSMGGYGAWDLPLFYPNTFAALAPVCGGADPSKAEKLRNIPVWAFHGAKDDIVYVSESEKIVHALEALNADVKLTIYPEGDHDAWTETYDNPELYKWFLSHTL; encoded by the coding sequence ATGTCCCAAACAGAGCATCGTCTGATAAAAGAGATTACCAAAACCGTCACATTGGACTATTTGCTGCACATTCCCGAGACGGAGGAACCACTTGCTTTGGATTATAAGTGGCCGGTCATATTGTTTCTCCATGGTGCTGGGGAACGAGGCGATGATGTGAAAATGCTAAAAGCAAATGGGGTTCCACTTATTGCCGATCAGGACAAAAGCTTCCCGTTTATCGTCATTTCACCGCAGTGTCCGGTAGATGAATTCTGGGGCATGCATCGTGAAGCTGTTATGGCTCTTCTGGAACATGTATTGGAAAATGAAGCAGCTGACCCGAAACGGGTATATCTTACAGGTTTGAGTATGGGTGGATACGGCGCTTGGGATTTGCCGCTTTTTTACCCGAATACATTTGCAGCATTAGCTCCTGTATGTGGGGGAGCGGACCCTTCCAAAGCGGAAAAATTACGTAATATACCCGTTTGGGCTTTTCATGGCGCCAAGGATGACATCGTTTACGTCTCTGAATCCGAGAAGATTGTTCATGCGCTTGAAGCGCTGAACGCGGATGTGAAGCTGACGATATACCCTGAAGGCGACCATGATGCTTGGACCGAAACGTATGACAATCCGGAGTTGTACAAGTGGTTTCTGAGTCATACGTTATAA